The Pseudomonas wenzhouensis genome has a segment encoding these proteins:
- a CDS encoding SDR family oxidoreductase: MSKTQLFDLDGKIAFVSGASRGIGEAIAKLLAQQGAHVIVSSRKIDGCQAVADAIIADGGKATAIACHIGEMEQIQNVFAQIREQFGRLDILVNNAATNPQFCNVLDTDLSAFQKTVDVNIRGYYFMSIEGGKLMKENGGGSIINVASINGVTPGEFQGIYSVTKAAVISMTKVFAKECAQFGIRCNALLPGLTDTKFASALTKNDAILKHALQRIPLKRVADPSEMASAVLYLASEASSYTTGVALNVDGGFLS; encoded by the coding sequence ATGTCCAAGACCCAACTGTTCGACCTCGACGGCAAGATCGCCTTCGTCTCCGGCGCCAGCCGCGGCATCGGCGAGGCCATCGCCAAACTGCTGGCCCAGCAAGGCGCGCACGTGATCGTCTCCAGCCGCAAGATCGACGGCTGCCAGGCCGTGGCTGACGCCATCATCGCCGACGGCGGCAAGGCCACCGCCATCGCCTGCCACATCGGCGAGATGGAGCAGATCCAGAACGTCTTCGCGCAGATCCGCGAGCAGTTCGGCCGCCTCGACATCCTGGTCAACAACGCCGCGACCAACCCGCAGTTCTGCAACGTGCTGGACACCGACCTCTCCGCCTTCCAGAAGACCGTCGATGTGAACATTCGCGGCTACTACTTCATGTCCATCGAAGGCGGCAAGCTGATGAAGGAAAACGGCGGCGGCTCGATCATCAACGTCGCCTCGATCAATGGCGTCACCCCGGGCGAGTTCCAGGGTATCTACTCGGTGACCAAGGCCGCCGTGATCAGCATGACCAAGGTATTCGCCAAGGAATGCGCGCAGTTCGGCATCCGCTGCAACGCCCTGCTGCCGGGCCTGACCGATACCAAGTTCGCCTCGGCGCTGACCAAGAACGACGCCATCCTCAAGCACGCCCTGCAGCGCATCCCGCTCAAGCGCGTGGCTGATCCGAGCGAGATGGCCAGCGCGGTGCTGTACCTGGCCAGCGAAGCCTCCAGCTACACCACTGGCGTGGCGTTGAACGTGGACGGCGGCTTCCTTTCCTGA
- a CDS encoding TSUP family transporter, whose product MPFALELAIDPGTLAILALVAFIAGFIDAIAGGGGLLTIPALLTAGLPPHLVLGTNKLCATFGSGTAALTFYKRKLFDPQQWRNALLATLIGALFGAVIAHWMPAAWLNQMLPVIVFACGLYLLFGRTPEPPADNDLPIARGRQWPQGLGLGLYDGVAGPGTGAFWTVSSLLLYPLDLVRASGVARTMNFVSNAAALAVFIAFGQVAWVLGLSMGAALMVGAFLGARTAIKGGSKFIRPVFITVVLALTARLVWQHWFG is encoded by the coding sequence ATGCCATTCGCTCTCGAGCTCGCCATCGATCCCGGCACGCTAGCCATTCTCGCCCTGGTCGCCTTTATCGCCGGCTTCATCGATGCCATTGCTGGTGGCGGTGGCCTACTGACCATCCCGGCCTTGTTGACCGCCGGCTTGCCGCCACATCTGGTGCTGGGCACCAACAAACTGTGCGCCACGTTCGGCTCGGGCACTGCGGCCCTGACCTTCTACAAACGCAAGCTCTTCGACCCGCAGCAATGGCGTAATGCGCTTTTGGCGACGCTGATCGGCGCCCTGTTCGGCGCCGTTATCGCCCACTGGATGCCGGCAGCCTGGCTCAATCAGATGCTGCCGGTGATCGTCTTCGCCTGTGGTCTGTATCTGCTGTTCGGTCGCACACCGGAGCCACCCGCCGACAACGACCTGCCGATTGCCCGTGGCCGGCAATGGCCACAGGGACTGGGCCTGGGTCTCTACGACGGCGTGGCCGGCCCCGGTACCGGCGCATTCTGGACGGTCAGCAGCCTGCTGCTGTACCCGCTCGATCTGGTGCGCGCCAGCGGCGTGGCGCGCACCATGAACTTCGTCAGCAACGCGGCGGCGCTGGCCGTATTCATCGCCTTCGGCCAGGTGGCCTGGGTGCTGGGCCTGAGCATGGGCGCCGCATTGATGGTCGGCGCCTTCCTCGGTGCACGCACGGCGATCAAGGGCGGCTCAAAATTCATTCGTCCGGTGTTCATCACCGTGGTATTGGCACTGACCGCACGCCTGGTCTGGCAACACTGGTTTGGCTAA
- the nudC gene encoding NAD(+) diphosphatase, with protein sequence MVWRNAFLDPAQPGGWAVLYSQQHFLADSNGVLFPRDWVKRQDLPIIGEQGIGHFGEDAVYLLQVKPSAMLEGCSWQSLRQFMLQGDTETFRMLAYAAQIGTWYAEHRYCGSCGAATRQLPGERAMRCDSCESQHYPRLAPSMIVLVTRGDEILLARSPRFVTGVYSALAGFVEPGESVEHCVAREVHEEVGLAVKNLHYIGSQGWPFPHSLMLGFHAEYAGGEIVMQEDEIEDARWFRVDDLPPLPASRSIARHLIDLYVARRLGLPEPTMPA encoded by the coding sequence ATGGTCTGGCGTAACGCCTTTCTCGACCCGGCTCAGCCTGGCGGCTGGGCTGTGCTCTACAGTCAGCAGCATTTTCTTGCCGACAGCAATGGCGTGCTGTTCCCGCGTGACTGGGTCAAGCGCCAGGATCTGCCGATCATTGGCGAGCAGGGCATTGGCCATTTTGGTGAGGACGCCGTCTATCTGCTGCAGGTGAAACCGTCGGCCATGCTCGAAGGCTGCAGCTGGCAGAGCCTGCGTCAGTTCATGTTGCAGGGCGACACGGAGACCTTCCGCATGCTCGCCTACGCCGCGCAAATCGGCACCTGGTACGCCGAGCATCGTTATTGCGGCAGCTGTGGCGCAGCGACGCGCCAGCTTCCCGGTGAGCGGGCGATGCGCTGCGACAGTTGCGAGTCGCAGCATTATCCGCGCCTGGCGCCGAGCATGATCGTGCTGGTCACGCGCGGCGACGAGATCCTGCTGGCGCGCTCGCCGCGCTTCGTCACCGGGGTGTACAGCGCCCTGGCCGGTTTCGTCGAGCCAGGGGAGTCGGTGGAGCATTGCGTGGCGCGCGAGGTGCACGAGGAAGTCGGGCTGGCGGTGAAAAACCTGCACTACATCGGCAGTCAGGGCTGGCCTTTCCCACATTCGCTGATGCTGGGCTTCCACGCCGAATATGCCGGGGGCGAGATCGTCATGCAGGAAGACGAGATCGAGGACGCGCGCTGGTTCCGTGTCGATGACCTGCCGCCGTTGCCGGCATCACGTTCCATCGCCCGTCATCTGATCGATCTTTATGTTGCGCGCCGGCTTGGCTTGCCCGAGCCGACGATGCCGGCCTAG
- a CDS encoding ferrous iron transporter B, whose product MVSGATSLNLVRDELFVTMEEAEQSLEHFIAERHNGSLLQQAVENLQQVRGTLNLIELAGAELLAQEVLDQATDIPAGVGEERDVQLAALSNALYVLRRYLESVDAHRQEMPELLLPAINDLRQAGGQPPLPESFFFSVRLDHARPHSATLPLDGAAKQVEGKRLRHMYQVGLLGFIREQNPQASLKLMVRAMARLDSLFANEPRARMCWIGAAALEAQCDAQLLPRKSRKQLFSRLDRELKLMLGNPQYEAPRSLLKELLYLVALADSHGPLASAMREVFGLTPLPFTDHLLEEEYQRLAGPGQAVMRSLSAAIREELASVKDMLDLLERGTLQGETLGTLHALLGKLAKTLGMVGLTSAGNSLSAQLPLVAAWSEDAPPQPQQLHKLADAVLYVEGMVASLERGDGRDSRPVAVAPGQEADSFASHQLNEARIVVVDEAQAGLALAKRAITAYLESGGDKMHLSNVPFSLQAVRGGLWFLEQRRASVLVGACADYIQTRMLESGQMPSEQMLETLADALSSLEYYLEAGAVMRPETKPSVLDLAEESVKALGMPVQA is encoded by the coding sequence ATGGTAAGTGGAGCCACATCGCTGAACCTGGTGCGCGACGAGTTGTTCGTCACCATGGAGGAGGCCGAGCAGAGCCTGGAGCACTTCATCGCCGAGCGACACAACGGCAGCCTGCTGCAGCAGGCGGTGGAAAACCTGCAGCAGGTGCGCGGTACGCTCAACCTGATCGAGCTGGCCGGTGCCGAGTTGTTGGCGCAGGAAGTGCTCGATCAGGCCACCGATATCCCGGCCGGTGTCGGTGAGGAGCGCGATGTACAACTGGCGGCCCTGAGCAATGCCCTGTATGTGCTGCGCCGTTACCTGGAGAGCGTCGATGCTCACCGTCAGGAAATGCCCGAGCTGCTGTTGCCGGCGATCAATGACCTGCGTCAGGCCGGGGGGCAGCCGCCGCTGCCGGAAAGCTTCTTCTTCAGTGTCCGTCTGGATCACGCGCGCCCGCATAGTGCGACGCTGCCACTCGACGGTGCTGCCAAGCAGGTCGAAGGCAAGCGTCTGCGCCACATGTATCAGGTGGGCCTGCTCGGCTTTATTCGTGAGCAGAATCCACAGGCCAGCCTCAAGCTGATGGTGCGCGCCATGGCGCGTCTGGACAGCCTGTTCGCCAACGAGCCGCGCGCCCGCATGTGCTGGATCGGCGCTGCGGCCCTCGAGGCGCAGTGCGATGCCCAGTTGCTGCCGCGTAAATCACGCAAGCAGCTGTTCTCGCGACTGGATCGCGAGCTCAAGTTGATGCTCGGCAACCCCCAGTACGAAGCACCACGCAGTTTGCTCAAGGAGTTGCTGTATCTGGTCGCGTTGGCCGACAGCCACGGGCCACTCGCCAGCGCCATGCGCGAGGTGTTCGGCCTCACGCCGCTGCCGTTCACCGATCACCTGCTGGAAGAGGAATACCAACGCTTGGCCGGGCCTGGGCAGGCGGTGATGCGTTCGCTGTCTGCGGCGATTCGTGAAGAACTGGCCAGCGTCAAGGACATGCTCGACCTGCTCGAGCGCGGCACCCTGCAAGGCGAAACGCTGGGTACCCTGCATGCACTGTTGGGCAAGTTGGCCAAGACCCTGGGTATGGTTGGCCTGACTTCTGCCGGTAATTCGCTGAGCGCGCAGTTGCCACTGGTTGCAGCCTGGAGTGAAGATGCGCCGCCACAGCCACAGCAATTGCACAAACTGGCTGACGCGGTGCTGTATGTCGAAGGCATGGTGGCCAGCCTCGAGCGCGGTGACGGTCGTGATAGCAGGCCGGTAGCGGTGGCACCGGGCCAGGAGGCCGACTCCTTCGCCAGCCATCAGCTCAACGAGGCGCGTATCGTCGTGGTCGACGAGGCTCAGGCCGGTCTGGCGCTGGCCAAGCGTGCCATCACGGCGTATCTGGAGTCCGGTGGCGACAAGATGCACCTGTCCAACGTGCCCTTCAGTTTGCAGGCGGTACGCGGTGGCTTGTGGTTCCTGGAGCAACGCCGCGCATCGGTGCTGGTCGGTGCATGCGCCGACTATATCCAGACGCGCATGCTGGAAAGTGGGCAAATGCCATCCGAGCAGATGCTGGAAACCCTGGCCGATGCCCTCAGCAGCCTGGAATACTACCTGGAAGCTGGCGCCGTGATGCGTCCGGAAACCAAGCCCAGCGTACTCGACCTCGCCGAAGAAAGCGTCAAGGCGCTGGGCATGCCGGTGCAGGCCTGA